The following is a genomic window from Pseudomonas oryzicola.
GCCGCAGCCCATGAGCCTCAAACTCGGCGATATCGCCCCCGATTTCGAACAGGATTCCAGCGCAGGCAAGATCCGTTTCCACGAATGGCTGGGCAATAGCTGGGGCGTGTTGTTCTCCCACCCGGCCGACTTCACCCCGGTGTGCACCACCGAGCTGGGCCTCACCGCCAAGCTCAAGGACGAATTCGCCAAGCGCGGGGTCAAGGCCATCGCCCTGTCGGTCGACCCTGTCGACTCGCACCAGCGCTGGATCGAGGACATCAACGAGACCCAGAACACCGTGGTCAACTTCCCGATCATCGCCGACGCCGACCGCAAGGTGTCCGACCTGTATGACCTGATCCATCCGAATGCCAGCGACACCCTCACCGTGCGCTCGCTATTCGTTATCGACCCGAACAAGAAGGTGCGCCTGACCATCACCTACCCGGCCAGTACCGGACGCAACTTCAACGAAATCCTGCGGGTGATCGACTCGCTGCAACTGACCGACAACCACAAGGTGGCCACGCCTGGTAACTGGCAGGACGGTGACGAGGTGGTGATTGTGCCTTCGCTGAAGGACGAAGAGGAGATCAGGCAGCGTTTCCCCAGAGGTTACCGGGCAGTCAAACCCTACTTGCGTCTGACTCCGCAGCCCAATCGCTAAAGAATTCCTCGTTGCATTGCTCTTAGCCATAGCAGGGATATTCGGGCCGTTTCGACGGCCCTTTTTTATGCCTGTGGCAATTGCATCAGCCTTTTCGCGGGCCGTCTGTATAAAAACATAATGGAATAAACAAATAAAAAAATATGATTTCTAGATATATGGCTGCACTGGTAATGTCACTCCCAACCCAGCCAAGGAAACGCTGCAATGTTGGTTGTCTCAATCGGTGGTAGCCCCAGTACCCGTTCACGTTCCGGCTTGCTGCTGGAGCGTTCGCGCCAGTGGCTGCAGGATCGTGGTGTCGAAGTGGTGACGTTCCAGGTACGCGACTTCCCCGCCGAAGACCTGCTGCATGCCCGTTTCGACAGCCCGCAGGTGCAGCATTTCCAGCAACTGGTAGCCCAGGCCGATGGCCTGATCGTTGCCACCCCGGTGTACAAGGCATCTTTTGCCGGCGCCTTGAAAACCTTGCTCGACCTGCTGCCCGAGCGGGCCCTGGCCAACAAGATCGTGTTGCCGGTCGCCACCGGCGGCAGTATCGCCCACATGCTGGCGGTGGATTACGCACTGAAACCCGTGCTGTCGGCACTCAAGGCGCAGGAGACCCTGCAAGGGATCTTCGCCGACGACAGCCAGATTGCCTACGCAGATGGCAGCAAACCCGCGCAGCTGGCACCAGCGCTGGAACAACGCCTGCAGGATTCGCTGGAGACCTTCCACGTCGCCCTGGCCCGCCGGCCGCGCCCCGTGGCCCCCGGCGTGCTGGAAGAACGCCTGATCAGCGCTCGCTGGAGCATCTGACCGGCATCACTTGTTTCACCACCTTACTCGCCCGACAACGAGGCAAGCAGGTGCAACCCGAACCCCATCGCACAGGAGAGCGCCATGCGCACAGTCTTCTTGCGTCGCGGTCTGGTCGCCCTGTTTGCGGCGGCTGTGTCCTTCGGCGCCATAACCCAAGCCCAGGCCGAGAGCCTGCGTATCGGCTATCAGAAATACGGCACCCTGGTGCTGCTCAAGGCCAGAGGCACGCTGGAGAAGCGCCTGGCCGAGCAGGGCGTGCAGGTGCAGTGGACCGAATTCCCCGGCGGCCCGCAGCTGCTTGAAGGGCTGAATGTCGGCTCCATCGATTTCGGTGTCACTGGCGAAACGCCGCCGGTGTTCGCCCAGGCCGCCGGTGCCGACCTGCTGTACGTCGCCTATGAGCCACCAGCGCCGCACAGCGAGGCGATCCTGGTGCCGAAGGGTTCGCCGGTGCAGTCGGTCAAGGACCTCAAGGGCAGGAAAGTCGTCCTCAACAAGGGCTCCAACGTGCACTACCTGCTGGTCCGCGCGCTGGAAGATGCCGGCCTCAAGTACAGCGACATCCAGCCCGTCTACCTGCCACCGGCCGACGCCCGCGCCGCCTTCGAGCGCGGCAGCGTCGATGCCTGGGTGATCTGGGACCCCTACCAGGCGGCTGCCGAACAACAGCTGCAGGCGCGCACCCTGCGCGATGGCAAAGGGCTGGTCGACAACCACCAGTTCTACCTCGCGACCCGCAACTATGCGACCCAGCATCCGGCGGTGATCAACACCCTGATCGAAGAAGTCCGTGCGGTCGGCCGGTGGTCACAGGCCAACCCGCAGCAGGTGACCGAGCAGGTTGCACCGCTGCTGGGCCTGCCCGCCGACATCACCCTGACCGCGGTCAAGCGCCAGGGCTATGGCGCCGCAGCGCTCACCCCGGAAGTGGTGGCCGCGCAACAGAAGATCGCCGACACGTTCCAGGCACTGAAGCTGATACCCAAGCCGCTGAGCATCAAGGACGCGATCTGGACACCCCCGGCCAAGGTCGCCAGTGCGCCTTGATTGACTTGCTGCGCCGGGGTCTTGCCCTGGCTGAGCCCCCCTTGAGGAGACGACTCCAATGAGCCTGAACATTTTCTGGTTTCTGCCCACGCACGGTGATGGTAAGTACCTGGGCACTTCGGATGGCGCCCGCGCTGTCGATCATGGCTACCTGCAGCAGATCGCCCAGGCGGCCGACCGCCTCGGTTTTGCTGGCGTGCTGATCCCTACCGGGCGTTCCTGCGAGGACTCCTGGCTGGTCGCGGCATCGCTGATCCCGGTGACCCAGCGCCTGAAGTTCCTGGTCGCCCTGCGCCCCGGCATCATTTCGCCCACCGTGGCGGCACGCCAGGCGGCCACCCTCGATCGGCTGTCCAATGGCCGCGCGCTGTTCAACCTGGTGACCGGCGGTGACCCGGACGAGCTGGCCGGGGATGGCCTGCACCTTGACCACCAGGAGCGCTATGAAGCGTCCGTGGAGTTCACCCGTATCTGGCGCAAGGTGCTGGAAGGCGAGGTGGTCGACTACGACGGCAAGCATATCCAGGTAAAGGGCGCCAAGCTGTTGTACCCGCCGATCCAGCAACCACGCCCGCCCCTGTATTTCGGCGGCTCCTCCGAAGCCGCCCAGGACCTGGCTGCCGAGCAGGTGGAGCTGTACCTGACCTGGGGCGAGCCGCCCAGCGCGGTCGCGGAAAAGATCGCCCAGGTACGTGAAAAAGCTGCTGCCCAGGGCCGCGAAGTGCGCTTCGGCATCCGCCTGCACGTGATCGTGCGGGAAACCAACGAAGAAGCCTGGGCTGCCGCTGACAAGCTGATTTCGCACCTGGACGACGACACCATCGCTCGCGCCCAGGCCTCGCTGGCGCGCTTCGACTCGGTCGGCCAGCAGCGCATGGCGGCGCTGCACAACGGCAGCCGCGAGAAACTCGAAGTCAGCCCCAACCTGTGGGCCGGCGTCGGCCTGGTGCGTGGCGGTGCCGGTACCGCGCTGGTCGGCGACGGCCCGACCGTTGCGGCGCGGGTCAAGGAATACGCCGCGCTGGGCATCGACACCTTCATCTTCTCCGGTTACCCGCACCTGGAAGAGTCGTACCGGGTGGCCGAGCTGCTGTTCCCGCACCTGGACGTGCAGCGCCCCGAGCAAGCCAGTGCCGGCGGCTACGTGAGCCCGTTCGGCGAGATGGTGGCCAACGACATTCTGCCCAAGTCCGTTGCGCAAAGCTGAGGGCCAGGTCATGAGTCGTGCAATTTCAGATAGCCTTGGCCAACGCCTGGCGCCGTGGGCGCTGCCGATCCTGCTGCTGGCCGCCTGGCAGCTGGCGGTCAGTGCTGGCTGGCTGTCGACCCGTATCCTGCCGGCGCCCAGCGCCGTAGTCAGCGCCGGCGTCGAGCTGGTGCGCAGTGGCGAGCTCTGGACCCATCTGGCCATCAGTGGCTGGCGTGCCGGGCTGGGCTTCGTCATCGGCGGCAGCATCGGCCTGGTGCTGGGTTTCATCACCGGCTTGTCGAACTGGGGCGAACGCCTGCTCGACAGCTCGGTGCAGATGATCCGCAACGTGCCGCACCTGGCGCTGATCCCGCTGGTGATCCTGTGGTTCGGTATCGACGAGTCGGCGAAGATCTTCCTGGTCGCGCTGGGCACGCTGTTCCCGATCTACCTGAACACCTACCACGGCATCCGCAACGTCGACCCGGCGCTGGTGGAGATGGCGCGCAGCTATGGCCTGTCCGGCTTCAGCCTGTTCCGCCAGGTAATCCTGCCGGGTGCCTTGCCATCGATCTTGGTCGGTGTGCGTTTCGCTCTCGGCTTCATGTGGTTGACCCTGATCGTTGCCGAAACCATCTCGGCCAACGCCGGCATCGGCTACCTGGCAATGAATGCCCGGGAATTCCTGCAGACCGACGTGGTGGTACTGGCCATCGTCCTGTACGCCCTGCTCGGCAAGCTTGCCGACCTCGCTGCTCGCGGCCTGGAGCGCGTGTGGCTGCGCTGGCACCCGGCTTATCAAGTGGCGAAGAAGGAGGGCGCATGACCATGCTCAAGGAACAGCCGCCACGCCTGTTGCGTGGTATCCCGCTGGCTTCCAGCGGCCTGCGCAAGACCTTTGGCCAGCGCGAAGTGCTGAAGGGCATCGAGCTGCATGTTCCGGCTGGCCAGTTCGTCGCCATCGTCGGCCGCAGTGGCTGCGGCAAGAGCACCTTGCTGCGCCTGCTGGCCGGGCTCGACCAGCCCACTGCCGGCCAGCTGCTGGCCGGTGCCGCACCGCTGGAACAGGCCCGCGAAGAAACCCGCCTGATGTTCCAGGACGCACGCCTGTTGCCATGGAAGAAGGTGATCGACAACGTCGGCCTGGGCCTCTCTGGCGACTGGCGCCCGCGTGCGCTGGAAGCCCTGGAGGCCGTTGGCCTGGCCGACCGCGCCAACGAATGGCCGGCAGCGCTCTCCGGTGGGCAGAAGCAGCGCGTGGCCCTGGCCCGGGCGCTGATCCATCAACCGCGCCTGCTGCTGCTGGACGAGCCGCTTGGTGCGCTGGATGCACTGACCCGTATCGAGATGCAGCAACTGATCGAGCGCCTGTGGCGCCAGCACGGCTTCACCGTGCTGCTGGTCACCCACGATGTCAGCGAGGCGGTAGCCGTGGCTGACCGGGTGATCCTGATCGAGGACGGCGAGGTCGGGCTCGACCTCACTGTCGACCTGGCGCGGCCCCGGGCGCGGGGTTCGCACCGCCTGGCCGCGCTGGAAAGCGAAGTGCTCAACCGTGTTCTGTCGGCCCCGGGCGCCGCGCCCGAACCGGATCCTGTTGCCCCTTTGCCCACGCAATTGCGTTGGGCGCACTGAACCCGCAGAAGCCCCCAAAGAAGGAATGACATCATGACCATCAAAGCCATCAACGTTCGCAACCAGTTCAAAGGCACCGTAAAGGAAATTCTCGAAGGCCCGGTACTGTCGGAAATCGACGTGCAGACTGCCTCGGGCATCGTCACTTCGGTCATCACCACCCGCTCCGTACGTGAGCTGGAGCTGCAGGTAGGCAGTGAAGTGATCGCCTTCGTGAAGTCGACTGAAGTGTCCATCGCCAAGCTGTGATGGGGTTCAGGGGGCTGCTTGGCAGCCCTGTCCCCTCTAACAGGCAGCTGCAGGAGCGGATTTATCCACGAAGCAGGCGACGCGGGGGCTGGCACCGGCTGTGCCGGTGATCGCGGCTAAAGCCTACTGGGAACCGGCTTGCCGGCGATGAGGCCCCGAAACTTAGCGCTTGGCCAGAAACGGCGGCAGGTACAAGCCCAGATACGCCTCGCACACCCGCTTGCCTTCCTCGGCCATGCGCGGGGTAATCGCATCATGCAATTGCACCGATCGCGCATACACCCGGTCGCTCAGTTCCATGGCCAGGGCGAAGACATCGACATCCACTGGCATCACCGGCAGGTGGAAATGCTGATCGAACAACTTGTGCATCAAGTCACCCAGCTCCATGTCGTGCTGCCGATCGGCCTGCACCACTTCGCTCAACCCATGCTGAGCCAGAATCAGCTGCCGTGCTGCCGCATCCTCGTTGTAGATGTCCAGCATGCGCTGCTCGATCAGCCGGGACAGCTCATGCCAGGTGTTGAATTCACCGCCGTCGATCGGCGCGCTCAGGGCTTCGCGAAAGGCACGGTGCACATCGGCGGTCAACGCTTCCAGCAAGGCTGGCACGCTGGCGAAAAAGTGATACACCGACGATGGCGGGATCTGAGCGCGCTCGGCCACGCTGTAGATCGACAGGGCGGCTACCCCTTGTTCGGCCAGCAGCTCGCGTGCAGCCCCCAGGATCGCCTCGATCCTGGCCTGGCTGCTGGCGCGTGGCTTACGCGGGGTGGCGCTGCGGTTCATCAGTTGCTGATCGCCAGGATACTGGCCTGGTAGGCGCCGACGAACAAGTCGAAATCGCCGACCTCCTGCTGCTCCAGGCGCGACTGCTCGGCCAGCGATTCGCGGGCGAGGGTCTCGAAGGCCTGCTGGCGCTCGACCGGGAGTGGTTGCTCACGGAAGGTTTCGGCGTGGATGCGGCTCTGGCGCAGGGCGAAACTGACGAAGCTTTCGTCATGCTCGGTCATGCGCGCCAGCACCTGGGCCGATGGGGTCAGCGAGGCGTCGTCGACCTTGGCCTGCTGCGCATCCAGGGCTTTGGCGTGTTCGTCACCGCCATGTGCCTGGTCGAGCAGATCGGCC
Proteins encoded in this region:
- a CDS encoding peroxiredoxin produces the protein MSLKLGDIAPDFEQDSSAGKIRFHEWLGNSWGVLFSHPADFTPVCTTELGLTAKLKDEFAKRGVKAIALSVDPVDSHQRWIEDINETQNTVVNFPIIADADRKVSDLYDLIHPNASDTLTVRSLFVIDPNKKVRLTITYPASTGRNFNEILRVIDSLQLTDNHKVATPGNWQDGDEVVIVPSLKDEEEIRQRFPRGYRAVKPYLRLTPQPNR
- the ssuC gene encoding aliphatic sulfonate ABC transporter permease SsuC, whose translation is MSRAISDSLGQRLAPWALPILLLAAWQLAVSAGWLSTRILPAPSAVVSAGVELVRSGELWTHLAISGWRAGLGFVIGGSIGLVLGFITGLSNWGERLLDSSVQMIRNVPHLALIPLVILWFGIDESAKIFLVALGTLFPIYLNTYHGIRNVDPALVEMARSYGLSGFSLFRQVILPGALPSILVGVRFALGFMWLTLIVAETISANAGIGYLAMNAREFLQTDVVVLAIVLYALLGKLADLAARGLERVWLRWHPAYQVAKKEGA
- the ssuE gene encoding NADPH-dependent FMN reductase — protein: MLVVSIGGSPSTRSRSGLLLERSRQWLQDRGVEVVTFQVRDFPAEDLLHARFDSPQVQHFQQLVAQADGLIVATPVYKASFAGALKTLLDLLPERALANKIVLPVATGGSIAHMLAVDYALKPVLSALKAQETLQGIFADDSQIAYADGSKPAQLAPALEQRLQDSLETFHVALARRPRPVAPGVLEERLISARWSI
- the ssuD gene encoding FMNH2-dependent alkanesulfonate monooxygenase, which encodes MSLNIFWFLPTHGDGKYLGTSDGARAVDHGYLQQIAQAADRLGFAGVLIPTGRSCEDSWLVAASLIPVTQRLKFLVALRPGIISPTVAARQAATLDRLSNGRALFNLVTGGDPDELAGDGLHLDHQERYEASVEFTRIWRKVLEGEVVDYDGKHIQVKGAKLLYPPIQQPRPPLYFGGSSEAAQDLAAEQVELYLTWGEPPSAVAEKIAQVREKAAAQGREVRFGIRLHVIVRETNEEAWAAADKLISHLDDDTIARAQASLARFDSVGQQRMAALHNGSREKLEVSPNLWAGVGLVRGGAGTALVGDGPTVAARVKEYAALGIDTFIFSGYPHLEESYRVAELLFPHLDVQRPEQASAGGYVSPFGEMVANDILPKSVAQS
- a CDS encoding TOBE domain-containing protein, which gives rise to MTIKAINVRNQFKGTVKEILEGPVLSEIDVQTASGIVTSVITTRSVRELELQVGSEVIAFVKSTEVSIAKL
- the ssuB gene encoding aliphatic sulfonates ABC transporter ATP-binding protein codes for the protein MLKEQPPRLLRGIPLASSGLRKTFGQREVLKGIELHVPAGQFVAIVGRSGCGKSTLLRLLAGLDQPTAGQLLAGAAPLEQAREETRLMFQDARLLPWKKVIDNVGLGLSGDWRPRALEALEAVGLADRANEWPAALSGGQKQRVALARALIHQPRLLLLDEPLGALDALTRIEMQQLIERLWRQHGFTVLLVTHDVSEAVAVADRVILIEDGEVGLDLTVDLARPRARGSHRLAALESEVLNRVLSAPGAAPEPDPVAPLPTQLRWAH
- a CDS encoding sulfonate ABC transporter substrate-binding protein → MRTVFLRRGLVALFAAAVSFGAITQAQAESLRIGYQKYGTLVLLKARGTLEKRLAEQGVQVQWTEFPGGPQLLEGLNVGSIDFGVTGETPPVFAQAAGADLLYVAYEPPAPHSEAILVPKGSPVQSVKDLKGRKVVLNKGSNVHYLLVRALEDAGLKYSDIQPVYLPPADARAAFERGSVDAWVIWDPYQAAAEQQLQARTLRDGKGLVDNHQFYLATRNYATQHPAVINTLIEEVRAVGRWSQANPQQVTEQVAPLLGLPADITLTAVKRQGYGAAALTPEVVAAQQKIADTFQALKLIPKPLSIKDAIWTPPAKVASAP
- a CDS encoding TetR/AcrR family transcriptional regulator translates to MNRSATPRKPRASSQARIEAILGAARELLAEQGVAALSIYSVAERAQIPPSSVYHFFASVPALLEALTADVHRAFREALSAPIDGGEFNTWHELSRLIEQRMLDIYNEDAAARQLILAQHGLSEVVQADRQHDMELGDLMHKLFDQHFHLPVMPVDVDVFALAMELSDRVYARSVQLHDAITPRMAEEGKRVCEAYLGLYLPPFLAKR